Sequence from the uncultured Methanobrevibacter sp. genome:
TCCCGCACCGGCGGTAGTGGCAAGTGCATATGATGAGGAGGGCAATGCTGATGCATGCACTCTGGCATTTGCAACAATGTGTTCGCATCATCCTCCTGCAGTGATGATTGCCTTGAACAACCTCGCCTTATAGAAGGTGAGGATTCCTAGAGTTTTATTTTTATTGCTCAATCGTTTATTGAGTATTTTCTAGGCTATCCCCGCGGAAACATCGGTTTAACAACCATTTATG
This genomic interval carries:
- a CDS encoding flavin reductase, with the protein product MKVNLKPRSMMYPAPAVVASAYDEEGNADACTLAFATMCSHHPPAVMIALNNLAL